In Sphingomonas psychrotolerans, the following proteins share a genomic window:
- a CDS encoding DsbA family protein, whose translation MTDKLLRSPLALAGAMLVSALLGAGAFALLLSWMPGLAGPAIRGYLLEHPEILPEAMERLQARESARYEKAQQGAQAVVPQHLAQLQKPYAGAWAGNPNGDVTVVAFMDYACGYCRASLPGIEELLAKDPNVRVVYRELPVLGPESMVAARLALAAAEQGKFRAFHDALYAAGSPNAENIAAAAEKAGLDKALATKASQSKPVEQEIAANHKLGEQLAMTGTPSWVVGGKLLYGARDYAGLAAAVAEARAGK comes from the coding sequence ATGACCGACAAACTGTTGCGCAGCCCGCTGGCGCTCGCCGGCGCGATGCTGGTGTCCGCCTTGCTCGGCGCGGGCGCATTCGCGCTGCTGCTGAGCTGGATGCCCGGGCTCGCCGGGCCGGCGATCCGCGGCTATCTGCTCGAGCATCCCGAAATATTGCCCGAGGCGATGGAGCGGCTCCAGGCGCGCGAATCGGCGCGCTACGAAAAGGCCCAGCAGGGCGCGCAAGCGGTAGTTCCGCAGCACCTCGCCCAGCTGCAAAAGCCCTATGCCGGCGCCTGGGCGGGCAATCCGAACGGCGACGTCACCGTGGTCGCGTTCATGGACTATGCCTGCGGCTATTGCCGCGCCAGCCTGCCCGGGATCGAGGAATTGCTGGCGAAGGATCCGAACGTCCGCGTGGTCTATCGCGAATTACCGGTGCTCGGCCCCGAGAGCATGGTCGCCGCGCGCCTCGCGCTGGCCGCGGCGGAGCAAGGCAAGTTCCGCGCCTTCCACGACGCGCTGTACGCCGCGGGATCGCCCAATGCGGAGAACATCGCGGCGGCCGCCGAAAAGGCCGGGCTCGACAAGGCGCTGGCGACCAAAGCCAGCCAGTCGAAGCCCGTCGAGCAGGAGATCGCCGCCAACCACAAGCTCGGCGAACAGCTGGCGATGACCGGAACCCCCAGCTGGGTGGTCGGCGGCAAATTGCTCTACGGCGCGCGCGATTATGCCGGGCTGGCGGCGGCCGTCGCCGAGGCGCGGGCGGGGAAATAA